The following coding sequences are from one Synergistaceae bacterium window:
- a CDS encoding penicillin-binding protein 2, translating into MPKTRVDQPEQCKRSKLVWFLVYFVIALLAVATAWIQLKPDKRIVNQSQKQYWANVAVSASRGEITDRNNVPLAVSIPATSFFIDPKFWNPKSADVLESSFGKEVSKKFSKPLNGRFHWVARNVLLSEKSELANKKIPGLYTLTEKKRVYPHGPLAFHILGFCDIDDYGQAGVELAWNHILFSPPRTRFLTRGSQGGLKGVVGENQETKDTCGSIKLTIDSKIQQIVEWRLDEAAKGVKASWGAAVCVDPWSGEVIALASYPTLDANNRGLLLDNKEATRNNVIGRVYEPGSIFKPITMSIAMDCGTADQSSRYRCNGSIVIADTVINDVNRKAHGVQNLTQVLMNSCNIAMSIMSGSVPRHKAYGMLKQFGFGEKTGIEMSGEENGLIRQPEEWLGSSAANVFIGQGIAVTPLQEVMAVASIVNGGYLLKPYIISEVKDSHGVVIHKGARKTRYQSVSKKTADFLCAAMKKVVDEGGGLLAKSDLVSIAGKTGTAQVASSGEYVKGLRVASFVGFWPADKPKYVMLITLGEPKGSKFYGGQIAAPVFKSIAEDVIQLMPSL; encoded by the coding sequence ATGCCAAAAACTAGAGTTGATCAGCCTGAACAGTGTAAGCGTTCGAAGCTTGTATGGTTTTTGGTTTACTTTGTAATAGCATTGCTTGCTGTGGCGACAGCTTGGATTCAACTTAAACCAGATAAAAGAATTGTCAATCAGTCCCAAAAACAGTATTGGGCTAACGTGGCGGTGAGTGCCTCAAGAGGTGAAATTACAGACAGAAATAATGTTCCTCTTGCGGTCTCAATACCGGCCACGAGTTTTTTTATAGATCCAAAGTTTTGGAATCCCAAGAGTGCAGATGTTTTAGAATCTTCTTTTGGTAAGGAAGTTTCAAAAAAATTCTCTAAACCATTAAACGGGAGATTTCATTGGGTAGCAAGAAATGTGTTGCTGTCAGAGAAGAGTGAGTTGGCTAACAAGAAAATTCCGGGTCTTTACACTCTTACTGAGAAAAAAAGAGTGTATCCCCACGGCCCTTTAGCATTCCACATATTAGGATTTTGTGACATAGATGATTATGGACAAGCGGGAGTAGAATTAGCTTGGAATCACATTCTATTCTCTCCGCCAAGGACACGATTCTTAACCAGAGGTTCTCAGGGAGGCCTGAAGGGTGTAGTGGGGGAGAATCAAGAGACAAAAGATACTTGTGGGTCAATAAAACTTACTATAGATTCAAAGATACAACAAATTGTAGAATGGCGACTTGATGAAGCGGCTAAGGGAGTTAAGGCTTCTTGGGGTGCAGCAGTCTGTGTTGATCCTTGGTCGGGCGAGGTTATAGCACTAGCTAGTTACCCAACTCTTGATGCAAATAATAGAGGTTTATTATTAGACAACAAAGAGGCTACCAGAAACAATGTAATCGGGAGAGTTTATGAACCTGGTTCAATTTTCAAGCCTATAACTATGTCTATAGCAATGGATTGTGGTACTGCTGACCAAAGTAGCAGATATCGTTGTAACGGAAGTATTGTCATAGCAGATACAGTTATTAACGATGTAAATAGGAAAGCGCATGGTGTTCAAAATCTCACTCAAGTTTTAATGAATTCGTGTAATATCGCCATGTCAATAATGTCTGGAAGTGTCCCAAGACATAAAGCATATGGAATGCTTAAACAGTTTGGTTTTGGAGAAAAAACAGGAATTGAGATGAGCGGAGAAGAAAATGGACTTATCAGACAGCCAGAAGAGTGGCTTGGCAGTTCGGCCGCAAATGTATTTATAGGTCAAGGGATAGCAGTGACGCCATTACAGGAAGTTATGGCTGTTGCAAGCATAGTGAATGGCGGATATCTTTTAAAACCTTATATTATCTCAGAGGTAAAAGATAGCCACGGAGTGGTTATACATAAAGGTGCCAGGAAAACTCGCTATCAATCTGTGTCGAAGAAAACAGCTGATTTTTTATGTGCCGCAATGAAAAAAGTTGTAGATGAAGGCGGAGGATTATTGGCTAAGTCTGATCTTGTATCCATAGCTGGTAAGACAGGAACAGCGCAAGTCGCTTCTTCAGGAGAGTATGTCAAAGGACTTCGAGTTGCCTCTTTTGTTGGTTTTTGGCCTGCTGACAAACCTAAATATGTAATGTTAATCACATTGGGCGAACCTAAAGGTAGTAAGTTTTACGGAGGACAGATAGCTGCTCCTGTCTTTAAATCAATAGCAGAAGATGTTATACAACTAATGCCTTCACTATAA
- a CDS encoding phospho-N-acetylmuramoyl-pentapeptide-transferase codes for MLMFLLLFLSCFLAEIIFQKIWISKMNHLKIKQQVKLYGPSWHEKTKLGTPTMGGLVFIPIFLISIACLYFIKAIEPNNITYKIAIYTVLSASVGFIDDWIKYVKHSSDGLRSIQKLILQITVTLPWVIWVLPDGLELLPGRVLPTIPSVLLVTFVGVGFQNAVNVTDGLDGLATGCMLLSLAGAIGFFGNDPVLLWILITTFGILLGFLWQNFNPAEVFMGDVGSHFLAGLLFSLSLCSGVFIVIIPFGFLFGTEILSVAIQIISIRCFNKKIFLMSPIHHHFELLGWKETQIVIRFWIIHIIGMLACFFALDYLISLL; via the coding sequence ATGTTGATGTTTTTATTATTATTTCTTTCCTGTTTCTTGGCGGAGATTATTTTTCAAAAAATATGGATATCAAAGATGAATCACCTCAAAATAAAACAGCAAGTTAAATTATATGGACCCTCTTGGCACGAAAAGACTAAGCTGGGAACACCCACTATGGGTGGCTTAGTGTTTATACCTATATTCTTAATATCAATTGCATGTTTGTATTTTATTAAAGCTATAGAGCCGAACAATATAACTTATAAAATAGCGATTTATACTGTTTTGTCCGCTTCAGTTGGGTTTATTGATGATTGGATAAAATACGTTAAACACTCAAGTGATGGGTTAAGAAGTATACAAAAACTAATATTACAAATAACAGTTACCCTTCCTTGGGTCATATGGGTGTTGCCTGATGGGCTTGAATTGTTGCCTGGTCGCGTTTTACCAACTATACCTTCAGTATTGCTTGTGACATTTGTTGGAGTAGGGTTTCAAAATGCGGTTAATGTTACAGATGGACTTGACGGATTAGCTACGGGATGTATGTTGCTTTCTTTGGCCGGTGCAATAGGTTTTTTTGGTAATGACCCCGTATTATTGTGGATTCTAATCACAACTTTTGGAATTTTGTTGGGATTCCTTTGGCAAAACTTTAATCCGGCAGAGGTTTTTATGGGGGATGTTGGCTCACATTTTTTAGCAGGCCTCCTTTTTTCTCTATCGCTTTGTTCTGGAGTTTTTATAGTTATAATTCCTTTCGGTTTCCTGTTTGGAACAGAAATATTGTCTGTTGCGATTCAAATAATATCCATCAGATGTTTCAATAAAAAAATATTTTTAATGAGCCCAATTCATCATCATTTTGAATTGCTGGGGTGGAAGGAAACGCAGATTGTCATACGGTTTTGGATAATACATATAATAGGGATGTTAGCTTGTTTCTTTGCTCTAGATTATCTAATATCCTTACTTTAG
- the murD gene encoding UDP-N-acetylmuramoyl-L-alanine--D-glutamate ligase: MIKKDCLKDKNIAIIGAGVSGAALAVLAKKCGAKVFVSDSSEIKMEQKELFISQGITWEENGNTDKLLSYSEIVVSSGISPQNEMLKIASRLGIIITGEIDFVYPFLSGKILAVTGSNGKTTVVSMLGYFLEKMGHNVATCGNIGKPIAEIAENEYSFIVIELSSFQLHWSKKFHCDSAIITNIAPDHIDWHGSYENYIASKAKLINYIDKSGVLICQSDDMKILNIKDGLDCIPLSWDVKEKNITGIFLDNEERAAWLCDLKRNRLRRLFEFGNIKLLGAHNLTNLAMALSLLELYNIAVPEKVISLYTPPQHRCSYVGEVNSITFVDDSKGTNVAATITALTALNGTKVVILGGQGKGESYIPLAEAVTSYTKYAVLIGSEKENIAGALDGVGFKAYSVVNTMQEAVEVAYSKATSGDIVLLSPACTSWDMYADYKARGKDFCEQVKKIIEREES, encoded by the coding sequence ATGATTAAAAAGGATTGTTTAAAGGATAAAAACATAGCAATAATTGGAGCCGGTGTAAGTGGTGCTGCATTGGCTGTCCTGGCAAAAAAATGTGGGGCAAAAGTATTCGTTTCTGATTCAAGTGAGATAAAAATGGAGCAAAAAGAGTTATTTATTTCACAGGGAATTACTTGGGAAGAAAATGGAAACACAGATAAGTTGTTAAGTTATAGTGAGATAGTGGTTAGTTCCGGAATTTCGCCGCAGAATGAAATGCTCAAAATAGCAAGTCGTCTAGGAATAATAATTACAGGAGAGATCGATTTTGTTTACCCATTTTTGTCGGGGAAGATTCTAGCTGTAACAGGAAGTAATGGCAAAACAACAGTGGTTTCTATGTTAGGTTATTTTTTAGAAAAAATGGGGCACAATGTAGCTACATGCGGCAATATCGGCAAGCCTATTGCTGAGATTGCTGAGAATGAATATAGCTTTATTGTAATAGAACTCAGCAGTTTTCAGTTGCATTGGTCAAAAAAATTTCATTGTGATTCCGCTATTATTACCAATATAGCTCCCGATCATATAGATTGGCACGGATCATATGAGAATTATATCGCATCGAAAGCTAAATTAATAAATTATATAGATAAATCAGGTGTTCTTATTTGCCAAAGTGATGATATGAAGATATTGAATATAAAAGATGGGTTGGATTGTATTCCTCTCTCATGGGATGTTAAAGAAAAAAATATTACTGGTATCTTTTTAGACAATGAGGAACGTGCTGCTTGGTTGTGCGACTTAAAAAGGAATAGGTTAAGAAGATTATTTGAATTTGGAAATATAAAATTGCTTGGCGCACATAATTTGACGAACTTAGCTATGGCCCTGTCTTTGCTTGAGTTATATAACATAGCAGTTCCCGAAAAGGTTATCTCGCTTTATACTCCACCACAACATCGTTGTTCTTATGTCGGAGAAGTAAATTCAATTACTTTTGTAGATGATTCCAAAGGAACTAATGTTGCCGCAACTATCACAGCGTTAACTGCATTAAACGGGACTAAAGTCGTCATATTAGGAGGACAGGGAAAGGGTGAATCCTACATTCCACTGGCAGAAGCTGTTACGAGCTATACAAAATATGCTGTTTTGATTGGCTCGGAGAAAGAAAATATTGCTGGAGCTTTGGATGGAGTTGGATTTAAAGCATATTCTGTAGTAAACACAATGCAAGAAGCAGTAGAAGTTGCATACTCAAAAGCCACATCTGGTGATATTGTTCTTCTTTCTCCGGCTTGTACAAGTTGGGATATGTATGCGGATTATAAAGCTAGGGGAAAAGATTTTTGTGAACAAGTTAAAAAAATTATAGAAAGAGAAGAAAGTTAA
- a CDS encoding divergent polysaccharide deacetylase family protein has product MNDAISVIKTQQKREDLSRYVEEINTNKEKAKFEAEETLESETKFIEKDKIEEKNILAIIVDDGGYNVDFARRLAVLNIPLTWAIIPYERNSEDFVKIANNNNIPFLVHYPMQAISDKTPPPGSIGEGMGEGEIRERISKVFEVMPDAIGLNNHRGSLTTSNKRLMMPIIKEIKSRNKMFIDSRTSSKSIAFDLAKEAKIRTFINRGFLDGVADEKVIKDRFDEIVNITLKNGNAVVICHFRPATVGFLEKLSQKKEDLPIKLVTISEMAEIMYDKQLNAD; this is encoded by the coding sequence ATGAATGATGCAATTAGCGTAATAAAAACTCAGCAAAAAAGAGAAGATCTGAGTAGATATGTTGAGGAAATTAATACTAATAAAGAGAAAGCAAAGTTTGAAGCTGAAGAAACGTTAGAATCTGAGACTAAATTTATAGAAAAAGATAAAATAGAAGAAAAAAACATACTTGCGATTATAGTTGATGATGGTGGATACAACGTTGATTTTGCAAGGAGATTAGCAGTACTAAATATACCCTTAACATGGGCCATAATTCCTTACGAGAGAAATTCTGAGGATTTTGTAAAAATTGCAAATAACAACAATATCCCTTTTCTTGTGCATTATCCTATGCAGGCAATATCTGATAAAACTCCTCCTCCGGGAAGTATTGGAGAAGGTATGGGAGAGGGAGAGATTAGAGAGCGTATCTCTAAAGTGTTTGAAGTGATGCCGGATGCTATTGGATTAAATAACCATAGGGGGTCTCTGACTACTTCTAATAAACGACTTATGATGCCTATAATCAAGGAAATAAAATCTAGAAATAAAATGTTTATCGACAGTAGGACATCTTCAAAAAGTATTGCATTTGATTTGGCAAAGGAAGCAAAAATAAGGACGTTTATCAACAGAGGTTTCCTTGATGGTGTTGCTGATGAAAAGGTCATTAAAGACAGATTTGATGAGATTGTGAATATTACTCTTAAAAATGGAAATGCTGTTGTTATTTGTCATTTTAGGCCCGCAACTGTAGGATTTCTTGAAAAGCTTAGTCAAAAAAAAGAAGATTTACCGATAAAACTTGTAACAATATCTGAAATGGCTGAAATAATGTATGATAAACAGCTTAATGCTGATTAA
- the rsmH gene encoding 16S rRNA (cytosine(1402)-N(4))-methyltransferase RsmH — protein MNEHVPVMLNEVLSALEPSDSVGVFVDATLGLAGHSIEILKKCKKATIIGFDQDSYAREIAAERLLPFTGRFEIIADNFRNIEKLAERKGWNGANAVLFDLGVSNIQLTNAERGFSFQNDGPLSMKMNSENKSEASPSAGKILNEWSIGELTKIFRLYGEDPNAYHIARGIVRHRESGGVLETTGDLVELIREILPAPVQRKMGGHPARKIFQALRIVVNDEIKALDEALDGVLKILAPEGKILVISYHSLEDRMVKHRFKKWEEDCIGKQEPRKVIKPTESEIEQNYKSRSAKLRIFKKFAEKGGAHNVLQRIPTD, from the coding sequence ATGAACGAACATGTTCCTGTAATGCTTAACGAAGTTCTGTCTGCTTTAGAGCCGTCTGATTCGGTAGGAGTTTTTGTAGATGCAACACTGGGATTAGCAGGACATTCAATAGAAATTTTGAAGAAATGTAAAAAAGCAACAATTATTGGATTTGATCAAGATTCGTATGCAAGAGAGATTGCAGCAGAAAGATTGTTACCCTTTACAGGTCGTTTTGAAATAATAGCAGACAACTTCCGCAATATTGAAAAGTTAGCTGAAAGAAAAGGTTGGAATGGCGCGAACGCAGTGCTTTTTGATTTAGGTGTTTCAAACATTCAGTTAACAAATGCAGAGAGAGGTTTTTCTTTTCAAAATGATGGACCGCTAAGTATGAAAATGAACAGTGAAAACAAGAGCGAAGCTTCTCCAAGTGCGGGGAAAATATTAAATGAGTGGTCAATAGGCGAGTTAACCAAAATTTTCAGATTATACGGGGAAGACCCGAATGCATATCATATCGCAAGAGGGATAGTAAGACACAGAGAAAGTGGAGGAGTACTTGAAACAACAGGGGATCTTGTTGAATTAATACGTGAAATTTTGCCAGCACCAGTACAAAGAAAAATGGGAGGGCATCCTGCTAGAAAGATTTTTCAAGCACTACGTATCGTAGTCAATGACGAGATAAAAGCTTTGGACGAAGCTTTAGACGGAGTACTAAAAATATTAGCACCGGAAGGGAAAATATTAGTAATTTCTTATCATTCATTGGAAGACAGAATGGTTAAGCACAGATTCAAGAAGTGGGAAGAGGACTGTATAGGCAAGCAGGAGCCAAGAAAAGTTATAAAGCCTACTGAAAGTGAGATTGAACAAAATTATAAGTCTAGGAGTGCAAAATTACGCATATTTAAAAAATTTGCGGAGAAAGGTGGAGCTCACAATGTACTACAGAGAATACCGACAGACTAA
- a CDS encoding UDP-N-acetylmuramoyl-L-alanyl-D-glutamate--2,6-diaminopimelate ligase yields the protein MNLKELLCLIDENSLSINLYPPSYAHCEDVEIKRIVSDSRNVQEGDMFACVKGENFDGHDFARTAMISGAKAFLCEKRLDLDVPQIICEDIRRNMGRVASLLYGHPTRKLTMVGLTGTNGKTTTAFMLKSILENNGIKTGSLGTVYYDDGENTVEAIHTTPEGSDLQYWLSRMAENNCDVCIMEASSHAIEQGRIEGTYFDRIGFSNLTEDHLDYHKNMEQYFLAKKKLFDCYVKKDWKSIINIDDQYGKRLINEYGTHVVTFGTKEKNVDFYAFIEEMSIDGMKVKIKVKGSKKNLSLKLPILGDYNVHNALEALAIASTLNVRLVSALEGLSKIEQIPGRLERYKLKNKGACVIDFAHSPDSLEKVLSTLRLVCKGELHIVFGAGGDRDRDKRPIMGEVAGKLADKLIITSDNPRSEDPECIISEIEKGVKKYNSNYDLSVDRKEAIESGLKRLTENDILLLAGRGPERYQIRKEGPVPLLDKDVLFNWCLKNKVEVHL from the coding sequence ATGAATTTAAAAGAGCTCCTATGCTTAATCGATGAAAATTCATTAAGTATAAACTTATACCCACCCAGTTATGCTCATTGTGAAGATGTTGAGATAAAAAGAATCGTCTCTGACAGTAGGAATGTACAAGAAGGAGATATGTTCGCTTGCGTAAAAGGCGAAAATTTTGATGGTCATGATTTTGCTCGTACAGCAATGATCTCCGGTGCTAAAGCTTTTCTTTGTGAAAAACGTCTAGACTTAGATGTTCCTCAGATAATTTGTGAAGATATAAGAAGGAATATGGGGAGAGTCGCATCCTTGTTGTATGGACATCCCACAAGAAAATTAACAATGGTTGGATTAACTGGCACCAATGGCAAAACAACCACAGCCTTCATGCTTAAATCCATTCTAGAAAATAACGGAATAAAAACAGGATCGCTTGGAACGGTATATTATGATGATGGTGAGAATACAGTGGAAGCCATCCATACTACGCCTGAAGGTTCTGATTTGCAATATTGGCTGTCAAGAATGGCAGAAAATAATTGTGATGTTTGCATTATGGAGGCTTCTTCACATGCCATAGAACAGGGAAGAATTGAGGGAACGTACTTCGATAGGATAGGATTTAGTAATTTAACAGAAGATCACCTGGATTACCATAAAAATATGGAGCAGTATTTTTTAGCTAAGAAAAAACTCTTTGATTGCTATGTAAAAAAAGATTGGAAATCCATAATTAACATCGATGACCAATATGGCAAAAGATTAATTAATGAATATGGAACCCATGTTGTTACTTTTGGCACAAAAGAAAAGAATGTTGATTTTTACGCTTTTATCGAAGAAATGTCTATTGATGGGATGAAGGTTAAAATTAAAGTCAAAGGCAGCAAAAAAAATCTTTCACTTAAACTTCCAATTTTAGGAGATTATAACGTGCACAATGCTCTTGAAGCTTTGGCGATTGCCTCGACATTAAATGTGAGACTTGTCTCTGCACTTGAGGGGCTTTCAAAAATCGAACAGATTCCGGGTAGATTGGAAAGGTATAAGTTGAAGAATAAGGGTGCCTGCGTGATTGACTTTGCTCATAGTCCGGATAGTTTAGAGAAGGTTTTATCAACTCTAAGATTAGTATGCAAAGGAGAACTGCATATAGTATTTGGTGCAGGAGGAGATAGAGATAGGGATAAAAGACCTATAATGGGAGAAGTTGCCGGGAAATTAGCAGATAAACTTATCATTACTTCGGATAACCCGAGAAGTGAAGATCCTGAATGTATCATTTCTGAAATTGAAAAGGGAGTAAAAAAATATAACAGTAATTATGATTTGTCTGTTGACAGAAAAGAGGCAATAGAAAGTGGTTTAAAGAGATTGACGGAAAATGATATTTTATTGCTTGCCGGCAGAGGTCCCGAGCGTTATCAAATCCGTAAGGAAGGGCCGGTTCCACTATTAGACAAGGACGTTCTATTTAACTGGTGTTTGAAAAACAAGGTAGAGGTGCACTTATGA
- a CDS encoding UDP-N-acetylmuramoyl-tripeptide--D-alanyl-D-alanine ligase, translating to MSYIKASEAALICGGVFFGPDIKINRIWKSDSREIKPNDAFVAIKGSCVDGHMFIRDVVSRGAKLLLIDAREIEKLDINQPFFNEITFIVVEDTNKALATLAQAYLKKTTPQVIAITGSVGKTTTRELVVSVLREKYRVHGAIKSFNTIIGSSLTVLSMLPDTEILVLEFGTNRPGEISEMADFFSPDTAIITSVAAAHLEELESIEGVLKAKLEICSSTNIKNVIINGDNQLLKKNIRSCYEGNVISVGYAADASLKIVKAKMVLKDSLSSLYVEFLEGEKSLAFVSSLFGLQHAYNIGYAVSVGSLYDVSEEQLRNSLKKSRAIEGRGVLHKINDETWLIDESYNANPCSMEAALDNIANLRENYEFKSYAVLAGMKELGKESVQYHNNIIKKLDAFDKVFLLGKEWGAIDVTLNPNVLCFETYEKMLEQVKLLNISQGLILVKGSNSYGLAKIVKELEG from the coding sequence ATGAGTTATATAAAAGCTTCCGAAGCAGCGTTAATTTGTGGAGGAGTGTTTTTCGGTCCTGATATTAAAATAAATAGAATTTGGAAAAGTGACAGCCGAGAAATAAAACCTAATGATGCATTTGTTGCTATAAAGGGATCCTGCGTAGATGGCCATATGTTTATAAGAGATGTTGTAAGCAGGGGTGCAAAGTTGTTGCTGATAGATGCAAGAGAAATAGAGAAACTAGATATAAATCAGCCATTTTTTAATGAGATTACATTTATAGTTGTAGAAGATACAAACAAAGCTTTGGCTACACTGGCACAAGCCTATCTTAAAAAAACGACTCCTCAAGTTATTGCCATTACAGGAAGTGTCGGTAAAACAACAACGAGGGAGTTGGTTGTATCCGTACTACGAGAGAAATATAGGGTTCATGGAGCAATAAAGAGTTTCAATACAATTATTGGTTCTAGTCTGACAGTGCTTTCAATGCTTCCTGATACAGAGATCTTAGTACTTGAATTTGGTACAAATAGACCGGGGGAAATATCAGAAATGGCTGATTTTTTCTCACCAGATACGGCGATAATCACTTCAGTTGCGGCCGCACATTTGGAAGAGCTTGAGAGTATAGAGGGAGTACTAAAAGCAAAACTCGAAATATGCTCTTCAACTAATATTAAAAATGTAATAATAAATGGAGATAATCAGCTTCTCAAAAAAAACATACGTAGTTGTTATGAAGGCAATGTTATTTCTGTGGGATATGCAGCTGATGCATCACTAAAAATAGTGAAAGCTAAAATGGTTCTTAAAGACAGCTTATCCTCATTATATGTAGAGTTTCTAGAAGGAGAAAAAAGTCTTGCTTTTGTTTCGTCCCTTTTCGGTTTACAGCATGCTTATAATATAGGCTATGCAGTATCAGTGGGGAGTCTATATGATGTCAGTGAGGAACAACTAAGAAATTCACTAAAGAAATCACGTGCTATTGAAGGTAGAGGGGTTTTGCATAAAATTAACGACGAAACTTGGCTGATAGATGAATCGTACAATGCCAACCCATGTTCAATGGAGGCTGCGCTAGATAATATCGCTAATCTTAGAGAAAATTACGAGTTTAAATCATATGCAGTTCTTGCTGGAATGAAAGAGCTTGGTAAAGAATCTGTTCAGTATCATAATAATATAATAAAAAAATTAGATGCTTTTGACAAAGTTTTTTTGTTGGGGAAAGAGTGGGGTGCAATTGATGTCACTTTAAATCCTAATGTTCTATGTTTTGAAACATATGAAAAGATGTTAGAACAGGTAAAGCTTTTAAACATATCTCAAGGTCTTATTTTGGTAAAAGGTTCAAATTCTTATGGATTAGCAAAAATAGTTAAAGAGCTAGAGGGGTGA
- the mraZ gene encoding division/cell wall cluster transcriptional repressor MraZ — MLVGSYNHKVDSKGRTVLPARFRGELGNSVVATIGIDRCIALYPLSRWEELLFKLKDLSSFKKKTRDFRRVLLSMATEQEIDASGRILLPLLLREYANADQEITFIGAEDHIEIWDTKKWEEHRKEVLFDFSDMAEELE, encoded by the coding sequence ATGCTAGTGGGAAGCTATAACCACAAAGTTGATAGTAAGGGCAGAACGGTTCTTCCAGCACGTTTCAGAGGAGAGCTGGGTAATTCTGTCGTTGCAACTATAGGCATCGATCGTTGTATAGCTTTATACCCTTTGTCTCGTTGGGAAGAGTTGCTATTTAAATTAAAAGATTTGTCCTCTTTTAAGAAAAAAACGCGTGATTTCCGTAGAGTGCTCTTATCAATGGCAACAGAACAGGAAATTGATGCTTCGGGAAGGATATTATTGCCCCTACTTTTACGTGAATATGCTAATGCAGATCAAGAGATAACGTTTATAGGCGCAGAAGACCACATAGAAATTTGGGATACAAAGAAATGGGAAGAGCATAGAAAAGAAGTTTTATTTGATTTTAGTGACATGGCCGAAGAGCTGGAATAA
- a CDS encoding threonine ammonia-lyase, protein MQKQDNTFQLNNTGVSSDDIYIAQKTLEPILRKTELIESEFFSQECGNRVFLKPENFQETGSFKIRGAYYKISKLSEEEKSRGVIAASAGNHAQGVGYAAQKLGVKATIVMPETTPIIKVEATKKFGVQVVLHGDTYDDACRKARELEAKHRYVFVHPFDDFDVMLGQGTMALEVLTDLEDVDKILVPIGGGGLISGIGMVAKMLKPSIKIIGVEPEGGCCIARSMEEKRVIELKRVDTMAEGVAVKRPGDLTFEAIKEFVDEVITVSDFDIIEAILLLMERHKMVTEGAGALSVAGLKKLAPEGKNVVCVISGGNIDISTISAIINRALVLRGRQFCFTVNLPDKPGELLYVAKILADLKANVIKLEHNQSKVMDRFKLVQLEITVETNGADHVCQIQAELKRHGYEIIKVY, encoded by the coding sequence ATGCAAAAACAGGACAATACATTTCAGTTGAATAACACTGGAGTGTCTAGTGACGATATTTATATTGCACAAAAAACACTTGAGCCAATACTGCGTAAGACAGAGTTGATCGAAAGTGAATTTTTTAGCCAGGAATGTGGTAACAGAGTCTTTCTGAAACCGGAGAACTTTCAGGAGACGGGCTCGTTCAAAATTCGCGGGGCTTATTACAAAATAAGCAAACTCAGTGAGGAAGAGAAAAGCAGAGGTGTAATAGCTGCCTCTGCGGGCAACCATGCGCAGGGTGTTGGCTACGCGGCCCAAAAACTTGGTGTGAAAGCTACGATCGTTATGCCGGAGACAACACCGATAATAAAGGTCGAAGCTACAAAAAAATTTGGTGTTCAGGTAGTTCTGCACGGAGACACTTATGATGACGCATGCCGCAAAGCGCGTGAGCTAGAAGCGAAACACAGGTATGTTTTCGTTCATCCTTTCGATGATTTTGATGTAATGCTTGGGCAGGGTACGATGGCCCTTGAGGTGCTAACGGATCTAGAAGATGTCGACAAGATCCTTGTCCCGATTGGAGGGGGCGGATTAATCAGCGGTATAGGAATGGTTGCAAAGATGCTAAAGCCGTCTATAAAAATAATCGGGGTTGAGCCTGAGGGAGGTTGTTGTATAGCCAGATCCATGGAAGAAAAGCGGGTCATAGAGCTCAAAAGAGTCGATACTATGGCGGAAGGTGTTGCGGTAAAAAGGCCGGGAGACCTGACTTTTGAAGCGATAAAAGAGTTTGTAGACGAAGTAATCACTGTCTCAGATTTTGACATTATAGAGGCAATATTGCTGCTTATGGAGAGGCACAAGATGGTAACAGAAGGAGCCGGGGCTCTCTCAGTTGCCGGGTTGAAAAAACTTGCCCCGGAAGGCAAAAATGTGGTCTGCGTGATAAGCGGTGGCAATATAGACATTTCGACAATCTCTGCAATTATCAACAGAGCACTTGTTTTACGGGGAAGACAATTCTGTTTCACTGTAAATCTTCCCGATAAACCCGGGGAATTGTTGTATGTCGCAAAAATTTTGGCAGACCTAAAGGCAAACGTCATCAAGTTGGAGCACAACCAGTCAAAGGTCATGGACAGATTTAAACTTGTCCAGCTTGAGATCACAGTGGAAACAAACGGGGCCGACCACGTCTGTCAGATACAGGCAGAATTAAAAAGACATGGATATGAAATAATCAAAGTGTATTAA